From the genome of Vulpes lagopus strain Blue_001 chromosome 2, ASM1834538v1, whole genome shotgun sequence, one region includes:
- the CEACAM20 gene encoding carcinoembryonic antigen-related cell adhesion molecule 20 isoform X2, producing the protein MWSLPAAAQLTLDANPFTATQGLLAKPTISISQNTATEQMEQVTFYCYTKDANVTIQWFFKDVPLVFHERMQLSTDGKNLTILTVQREDSGIYKCEAQGFLQVHRSDPTFLTVNYGPDPFEIKLESGVSSGEVVEVIEGSTVTLSVDTRSHPPPDYSWFLLNNSLPFSSMRTFTIRAVSKEHEGMYRCLVSNIATHLLRLSALEVRVLEMLTEPHIVSPTLNLVENASSVTLICQTSHKEAGVLWFLRGQALLPNKHLVLSANNRSLVIHGLRRDDTGPYECEVWNWGSRARSKALRLTISYGPDQVDITRGAASGAVSTVKAELNSSLTLHCQAESQPGAEFQWTLEHSTTVYMGQQLIIGTLTWEHQGVYNCMASNPLTQLARSASVLVTVVGPRSSLSARVIVGIALGILIFIALTAGLGYFLYNRNAKRFSRKKAEDPVQEAATPSSVEEPCAESCSNWPKAMYANLPEPQGQVGVKEMLPPDPLEQFYEKDPPSTASGYYCNGPRKPPPTIALDPLVPTLPKGNTESDYEVLVNPEQNIYCQINPSV; encoded by the exons ATGTGGAGTCTACCAGCTGCAGCCCAACTCACCCTTGATGCCAACCCATTTACCGCCACCCAAG GACTGCTGGCCAAGCCCACCATTTCAATCAGCCAAAACACTGCCACAGAGCAGATGGAACAGGTGACCTTCTACTGTTACACCAAGGATGCCAATGTTACCATCCAGTGGTTCTTCAAAGATGTCCCCCTGGTGTTCCATGAACGCATGCAGCTGTCCACGGATGGCAAGAATCTCACTATCCTCACTGTGCAGCGGGAGGACTCTGGGATTTACAAATGTGAAGCTCAGGGTTTCCTCCAGGTCCACAGGAGTGATCCCACCTTCCTGACTGTGAACT ATGGTCCTGACCCATTTGAAATCAAGTTGGAGTCTGGCGTATCCAGCGGGGAGGTGGTTGAGGTGATAGAGGGTTCCACTGTGACCCTCTCGGTGGACACACGGTCTCATCCACCTCCTGACTATTCCTGGTTTCTCCTCAACAACTCTCTCCCATTTTCCTCGATGAGAACATTTACCATCCGGGCTGTGTCCAAGGAGCATGAAGGCATGTACAGGTGCTTGGTGTCCAACATTGCCACCCACCTGCTCCGCCTGAGTGCTCTTGAAGTCCGAGTCCTTG AAATGCTGACTGAGCCTCACATTGTGTCCCCAACCCTGAATCTCGTGGAAAATGCCAGCTCTGTGACCCTGATCTGCCAGACCTCCCACAAGGAGGCTGGAGTCCTGTGGTTCCTGAGGGGCCAGGCCCTCCTGCCCAACAAACACCTGGTGCTGTCGGCCAACAATAGGAGCCTGGTCATCCATGGCCTCCGGAGAGATGACACGGGACCCTATGAGTGTGAGGTCTGGAATTGGGGCAGCCGGGCACGAAGCAAGGCCCTAAGGCTCACCATCAGCT ATGGCCCTGATCAAGTGGACATCACCAGAGGGGCAGCATCTGGGGCGGTCAGCACCGTCAAGGCAGAGCTCAACTCTAGCCTGACCCTGCACTGTCAGGCAGAGTCTCAGCCAGGCGCTGAGTTTCAATGGACCCTTGAACACTCCACCACTGTGTATATGGGGCAGCAGTTAATCATCGGGACCCTGACCTGGGAACACCAGGGTGTCTACAACTGCATGGCCTCCAACCCACTGACCCAGCTGGCCCGCTCTGCCTCGGTCCTGGTCACAGTGGTAG GTCCCAGGTCTTCCCTGTCTGCAAGAGTCATTGTTGGCATTGCCCTTGGGATCCTGATTTTCATTGCCCTGACTGCAGGCCTGGGCTATTTCCTCTACAACAGAAATGCCAAACG GTTCTCAAGGAAAAAAGCAGAGGACCCCGTCCAGGAGGCAGCAACACCCAGCTCTGTGGAGGAGCCCTGTGCAGAGTCCTGTTCTA ATTGGCCAAAGGCCATGTATGCCAATTTACCTGAACCTCAAGGACAAGTTGGAGTCAAAGAG ATGCTGCCACCAGATCCCCTAGAGCAATTTTATGAG AAGGATCCACCATCAACAGCCTCTGGATACTATTGTAATGGCCCCAGAAAACCACCTCCCACAATTGCATTGGATCCACTGGTCCCCACTCTACCAAAAGGAAACACAGAGTCAGACTATGAG GTGCTTGTGAATCCAGAACAGAACATTTACTGCCAGATCAACCCCTCAGTCTAA
- the CEACAM20 gene encoding carcinoembryonic antigen-related cell adhesion molecule 20 isoform X1, whose translation MGLADLWGHHWVGILLAASLLTMWSLPAAAQLTLDANPFTATQGLLAKPTISISQNTATEQMEQVTFYCYTKDANVTIQWFFKDVPLVFHERMQLSTDGKNLTILTVQREDSGIYKCEAQGFLQVHRSDPTFLTVNYGPDPFEIKLESGVSSGEVVEVIEGSTVTLSVDTRSHPPPDYSWFLLNNSLPFSSMRTFTIRAVSKEHEGMYRCLVSNIATHLLRLSALEVRVLEMLTEPHIVSPTLNLVENASSVTLICQTSHKEAGVLWFLRGQALLPNKHLVLSANNRSLVIHGLRRDDTGPYECEVWNWGSRARSKALRLTISYGPDQVDITRGAASGAVSTVKAELNSSLTLHCQAESQPGAEFQWTLEHSTTVYMGQQLIIGTLTWEHQGVYNCMASNPLTQLARSASVLVTVVGPRSSLSARVIVGIALGILIFIALTAGLGYFLYNRNAKRFSRKKAEDPVQEAATPSSVEEPCAESCSNWPKAMYANLPEPQGQVGVKEMLPPDPLEQFYEKDPPSTASGYYCNGPRKPPPTIALDPLVPTLPKGNTESDYEVLVNPEQNIYCQINPSV comes from the exons ATGGGGCTTGCTGACTTGTGGGGCCACCACTGGGTGGGAATCCTGCTTGCAG CCTCACTTTTGACCATGTGGAGTCTACCAGCTGCAGCCCAACTCACCCTTGATGCCAACCCATTTACCGCCACCCAAG GACTGCTGGCCAAGCCCACCATTTCAATCAGCCAAAACACTGCCACAGAGCAGATGGAACAGGTGACCTTCTACTGTTACACCAAGGATGCCAATGTTACCATCCAGTGGTTCTTCAAAGATGTCCCCCTGGTGTTCCATGAACGCATGCAGCTGTCCACGGATGGCAAGAATCTCACTATCCTCACTGTGCAGCGGGAGGACTCTGGGATTTACAAATGTGAAGCTCAGGGTTTCCTCCAGGTCCACAGGAGTGATCCCACCTTCCTGACTGTGAACT ATGGTCCTGACCCATTTGAAATCAAGTTGGAGTCTGGCGTATCCAGCGGGGAGGTGGTTGAGGTGATAGAGGGTTCCACTGTGACCCTCTCGGTGGACACACGGTCTCATCCACCTCCTGACTATTCCTGGTTTCTCCTCAACAACTCTCTCCCATTTTCCTCGATGAGAACATTTACCATCCGGGCTGTGTCCAAGGAGCATGAAGGCATGTACAGGTGCTTGGTGTCCAACATTGCCACCCACCTGCTCCGCCTGAGTGCTCTTGAAGTCCGAGTCCTTG AAATGCTGACTGAGCCTCACATTGTGTCCCCAACCCTGAATCTCGTGGAAAATGCCAGCTCTGTGACCCTGATCTGCCAGACCTCCCACAAGGAGGCTGGAGTCCTGTGGTTCCTGAGGGGCCAGGCCCTCCTGCCCAACAAACACCTGGTGCTGTCGGCCAACAATAGGAGCCTGGTCATCCATGGCCTCCGGAGAGATGACACGGGACCCTATGAGTGTGAGGTCTGGAATTGGGGCAGCCGGGCACGAAGCAAGGCCCTAAGGCTCACCATCAGCT ATGGCCCTGATCAAGTGGACATCACCAGAGGGGCAGCATCTGGGGCGGTCAGCACCGTCAAGGCAGAGCTCAACTCTAGCCTGACCCTGCACTGTCAGGCAGAGTCTCAGCCAGGCGCTGAGTTTCAATGGACCCTTGAACACTCCACCACTGTGTATATGGGGCAGCAGTTAATCATCGGGACCCTGACCTGGGAACACCAGGGTGTCTACAACTGCATGGCCTCCAACCCACTGACCCAGCTGGCCCGCTCTGCCTCGGTCCTGGTCACAGTGGTAG GTCCCAGGTCTTCCCTGTCTGCAAGAGTCATTGTTGGCATTGCCCTTGGGATCCTGATTTTCATTGCCCTGACTGCAGGCCTGGGCTATTTCCTCTACAACAGAAATGCCAAACG GTTCTCAAGGAAAAAAGCAGAGGACCCCGTCCAGGAGGCAGCAACACCCAGCTCTGTGGAGGAGCCCTGTGCAGAGTCCTGTTCTA ATTGGCCAAAGGCCATGTATGCCAATTTACCTGAACCTCAAGGACAAGTTGGAGTCAAAGAG ATGCTGCCACCAGATCCCCTAGAGCAATTTTATGAG AAGGATCCACCATCAACAGCCTCTGGATACTATTGTAATGGCCCCAGAAAACCACCTCCCACAATTGCATTGGATCCACTGGTCCCCACTCTACCAAAAGGAAACACAGAGTCAGACTATGAG GTGCTTGTGAATCCAGAACAGAACATTTACTGCCAGATCAACCCCTCAGTCTAA